In Calonectris borealis chromosome 8, bCalBor7.hap1.2, whole genome shotgun sequence, a single genomic region encodes these proteins:
- the MRPS14 gene encoding small ribosomal subunit protein uS14m, translated as MAVSALAWALRAARQVLPSPRTKQVRSYYVDWRMLRDVKRRKLAYEYADERLRINAIRKNTILPKELQEVADKEIADLPRDSCPVRIRNRCVLTSRPRGVKRRWRLSRIVFRHFADHAQMSGIQRAMW; from the exons ATGGCGGTCTCCGCGCTGGCCTGGGCGCTGCGGGCCGCTCGGCAG GTTCTCCCCTCACCACGCACAAAGCAAGTGCGGAGCTACTACGTGGACTGGAGGATGCTGCGGGACGTCAAGAGAAGGAAACTGGCGTACGAGTACGCGGACGAGAGGCTGCGGATCAACGCCATCCGGAAGAACACCATCCTTCCCAAGGAGCTGCAG GAAGTGGCCGATAAAGAGATTGCTGACTTGCCCCGGGACAGCTGCCCTGTGAGGATCCGAAATAGGTGTGTCCTGACATCCCGCCCTCGGGGGGTGAAGCGGCGTTGGAGGCTCAGCAGAATCGTTTTCCGTCATTTTGCTGACCATGCTCAGATGTCTGGGATACAGAGGGCTATGTGGTAG